A genomic segment from Gracilinanus agilis isolate LMUSP501 chromosome 1, AgileGrace, whole genome shotgun sequence encodes:
- the CA1 gene encoding carbonic anhydrase 1, producing the protein MANLNWSYEGENGPEQWSKLYPIANGDKQSPIDIKTKEVKHDASLKPISVTYNPATAKEIVNVSHNFHVNFEDKDNQSVLKGGPFAGSFRLRQFHFHWGTADDQGSEHTVDGVKYSAELHIVHWNSEKYSSFSEAAEKPDGLAIIGVFIKVGQPNSVLQKVIDALSSIKTKGKKAPFANFDPSLLLPQSSDYWSYHGSLTHPPLHESVTWIIYREPISASSEQVEYHKMGTGKWNQFS; encoded by the exons ATGGCAAACTTGAATTGGTCATATGAGGGAGAAAATG gtCCTGAGCAGTGGAGCAAGCTCTACCCCATTGCTAACGGAGACAAGCAGTCCCCCATTGACATTAAAACCAAAGAGGTCAAACATGATGCCTCTCTAAAACCCATCAGTGTCACCTACAATCCAGCAACAGCCAAAGAAATTGTCAATGTGAGTCATAACTTCCACGTAAATTTTGAGGACAAGGATAACCAGTCAG taCTAAAAGGTGGTCCCTTCGCTGGAAGCTTCAGGCTGCGCCAGTTTCATTTTCACTGGGGCACTGCTGATGACCAAGGTTCTGAGCACACAGTCGATGGAGTAAAATACTCAGCCGAG TTACACATAGTTCACTGGAATTCTGAAAAATATTCCAGCTTCAGTGAAGCAGCTGAGAAACCTGACGGCTTGGCAATTATTGGTGTTTTTATAAAG GTTGGCCAACCCAACTCAGTCCTCCAGAAAGTAATCGATGCCCTAAGTTCAATCAAAACTAAG GGCAAAAAAGCTCCATTTGCTAATTTTGACCCATCCCTTCTACTCCCTCAATCCTCGGATTACTGGAGCTATCATGGCTCTCTGACTCATCCCCCTCTACATGAGAGTGTAACCTGGATTATCTACCGGGAGCCTATCAGTGCCAGCTCAGAACAGGTAGAGTATCACAAAATGGGCACTGGGAAATGGAATCAATTCAGCTAA